The following is a genomic window from Xiphophorus couchianus chromosome 5, X_couchianus-1.0, whole genome shotgun sequence.
TCtatttaaatcatgaattatgAACatgtttatacaaaaaaaaacaatgatattttattaaattcgTGTGTTAATCATTTTgagaaacatcaaaacaatCTGAACTTTCTCCCCCTCCAAAAACAGTCAGAAATGATCTACTAGGAAATCATTGGATATTTTGAGTCACGTGATCAGAGTAACCCGGAAGCACTTCTCGTTTTTAACCAGTCACAGCGATTCATTCGAAGCTACCCATCGCGCATACTGTCAGGTACAAGCTTATGCTTTTAAATTCTTATTATCGTAACAATTTTAGCAGCATATTTGACACACTATATTACGGAGGTTTTGTTTCCTTAAACAGTTGAATAATTTGGACAGTTTTGTGTCGCCTGGTGTTTCTGTTCCCACTTTTAACGAGTTTATGATGAGTCCTGTTCACCGGTACCTCACCGGGAGTGACACTCAGTGCTAATGTAGGAGCTAACGTTGAGTTTCAATCAGCAGTTATCTGtgtattttaataaagtaccggtttactttattttaatgtttcacgGTTAAAGGGCCCTGGAGCCGAACACGTTGTTCTGACTCGAGGCTCAGAGCCGCGGCTACTGACAACCAGTTAGCCACGTAGCTAACCTGCAGTTGGGCGTTGGtttaaaaacagagcagcaaaATGCCACAAATGTCACGTTGTGTCTTCCTGTTTTAGAAAGAGTGGAGACTTTTGAAACGACCGAATCGTCACCCCTTCCCCTCTGAGCATGGCTGCAGACCTGATGGAAATTGACGACTCACTGTACAGGCAAGTGCAGTGCAGTGTGGTGATTCTCTCATTAATTAACCCGACAGCACAGATAACATGGCGTGGCAGTCGGGTCAGGATATGACGGCGCACTTCACCACACAGCAGTCCGTGATCCTCACCTTTTCTCACACTTTCTCCTTCTTCACGATCTCCTCCTGTTCAGCCGGCAGCGGTATGTGCTTGGAGACAGTGCTATGCACCAGATGGCCCAGTCCTCAGTCTTTCTCAGTGGAATGGGAGCACTGGGAGTAGAGATAGGTGGGcagggaaactttttttttttttttttgtaaaaattttttttaatacgtGCATAACCATCACTAACTGcatttgattttacttttgtgtttccTCAGCAAAGAACATAGTTCTGGCTGGTGTGAAGGTAGGTAGGATCTTGTACTGTCTAGTGCTCAACAAAATTGTACTATTATTGAGCACCAGAGTCAGATCTGAACCTTCCTAAGTCTCCGATTTTTGttcatgtgtgttttgttcAGTCTGTTACTCTTCACGACACCAAGAATTGTGAAACATGGGATCTGGGATGCAACTTCTTTATCCACAACGAGGATGTTCTGAGCCATAGAAGCAGGTAATGTGGACAGTAGTGATATGCGGTTTCAGTCACAAGTTTATATCCACTCATTACCTTGaatttaatattatattttgtcattttaaatgtacattaaagctattcatttttgcatttaagttTATACATCAACAacttaaatcaaaattaaagagAACACTGATATTTGACCGCTTATCATATTAGAAAAGGTAGCGATTCATGAGTTTTCAGAAGGTTTCAGTGCAGGGGTTCTCCAGATGCTGAATGTTAGCATCTAGTGTTTTGTATCAATGTCCTATTGTGAAACCCACTTATGACCATTTTTTCAATTATTCAATTAATAATGACTGGAACGTGataagttttaatgttttttttttttttcatcctgtcatcatttttccatttcaatgtattgttttgttttttagttgttttatctTCTTTGTATCActtaaaacactttgaattgccctgttgctgaaatgtgctatacaaacaaAATCGGCCTGCCTTGGCTTTGattcaaaaaatttaatttggacTAGAAAGCatcagcatttaaaaatatcttcttaGTTAATGTTTTGACTTGGTGCCGCATTTCAAGAGAATTGTTTGACGTATTTcaagtaaatgtttaaaataccaCGTTATAGAAAATATGTTAAGTCAGTATTATGAGccttttagttttgttgtttggaaCTTAGTAGTAAGGCTTTGACTACCCACAGAATTTCCTAACcataaagaaaagcaaaccaaaatatttgtttgagtAGTTgccatgatttatttttttttattcagaagcATGGCTTATTGGCCAAGTAACTTTAAACAAGATCTGCTCAATCATAATCTGAGGCAAGAGTCTAATATTACACATGTTAACTAAAATTAATACTTCTGTTTCAGGGTGGAGGCAGTGTGTCCTCGGGTTGCTGACTTAAACCCATATGTCCAAGTTGACATGTCCTCATTGCCCGTGGATGACAACACTGATCTAAGTTTTCTCAGAAAGTATCAAGTAAGTTAATATTTAAGAATcttgtctaaaaaaaaataaccatttgAATATGTTTCAGAAATCTAGTCTTAGAAAATAGCTGCTAAACACTCCTGCTTGTGATGAAGGAGCTGATTTGTAAATGCATGTGTGGGTACACTCGACCCACCTCCAGTGGTTGAGATTTTCCCTACTTTTTATGGGAAGTGCTATACGTTTTCTGGTTAAATTCACAGTAGTTTCttgtggaagaaagaaagataaattAATTGCTTTACACTTTGTATTTCTAaggtaataaaatgttgtttgtttcagtACAAGATATTACCATAAAGGTTTAATCAAAGTATGTGAGAATTATCCGTTTTGACTCGTTATTAGTTAGTACTGTCAGTTTCCTAGTCCTTCAGTTTAACAACTCCAGGTCTTGactcatttaaattaaatcaagatTGTTCTCCTCTGTCTGCTGCAGACAGTTTCCTACGTTCAGTTCTTTACTGTTCTGTCTACTGCAGTGTGTGATTTTGACAGAGGCCAGTTTGAACCTACAGAAGAGAATAAATACATTCTGCCACTCACAGCAACCCCCCATCAGAGTAAGTTTTAACCCCATCAATATAACTTTGTTTGCTTTAtatgttttctgctgcattttaaataaaccctGTTGCCTTGTTTTCACCAGTTCATCGGCTGTGACGCTTACGGCATCTGTGCACGCATTTTTTGTGACTTTGGGGAAACGTTCGAGGTGTCTGATCCCACAGGAGAAGAGCCCAAAGAAATTTTCATCCAAAGTATCACTCAGGTAGCGTTCATGCTGTTGTATTGTGTCCACACAAGAGGAAGTCCGGCTGATTCTGAACTTTAtccacttaaaaacaaaaaatctcatTGTAACTCAGAACAATCCTGGGATTGTAACCTGCATGGACAACCACCCCCATGGCTTACAGACAGGCCACAGTGTTATCTTCAGAGAGGTCCATGGGATGGTAGCACTCAATGGGACTGTACGGCAGGTCACAGGTATCGTCTTTCCTGAGTGGAACAGTTTTggtgttgaaatatttaaaatgggcaacaacaaaaaaaactgaacacacTTGTAGTTTGACTGCTGGCATTGCTGTAGCTATGTCTACTGGATGATGTTGTATAACGGTAAACTAAtaaaagctttgtgttttatatttttgtggcTGTGTGTGGTATCAGTACTTTCCCCTCACAGCTTTGAAATAGGAGATACATCACAACTTCAGCCCTATGCACATGGAGGCTTCTTTGTAATGGTGAAGACCCCTAAGACATATTCTTTtgtgagtaaatattttactctctaaatattaactttggacaaaaaaggtgaacagtaattaaaaaacaacctATTTACTCTATGCCTTTTATGTATTACAGGAAGCATTAGAGCGACAGCTTTGTGATCCTCAGGTTCTGATTCCAGACTTCAGTAAACCAGAGGTAAGAATGGAAAGGAAGCTGGGAAGTATATATCTCATATTGGTGAATTCAGGTGTGACTCTGCATTTAATGCCATTTTAAGATAGTGTGCACTTCTGTGTTAAATTAAATCATGTATTAAACAGTAACTAAGGTGATGCAGACCTGGATGAGCTGGAAATTAATATGACTGTGATTCGTATGCTGATGAGTCAGTCTCTATACAGTTGGTTTACAAAAATGTTGGAAAGTTTGGACTTGGATTTATCTGGATAAGTATTTCAGAAGAAATcagaatatgaaaaatataaaatttgttgctaaaatgtgggTAAACCAGAAGAGAATCGCTTCATGCTTCAGTAATGGTGAAAGAAAAGTGATGCATTTATGAACACTAGGGATATGCTTCTCTGATCTGTAGCCAATGTGCCAAATGATCTAATGCATTTTAGAttagatgaaaaaagaaatgccaTACATCCTCATCCATCTTGATGCACTGATTAAACTGGTCTTGTCCAGTAATCttagttcacatttttaaaaacctcacTGACAATCGACGGAAACAATGTCCATTCGTCCATCGAACATCCTTTTCTCAACCTGCAAAACAAGCTAAACCAAACTAAGCTGAGCCTGGTGTTTGtgctttaattacatttttgttttctacccATCAGGCTCCGCTACAAATCCACGCTGCCATGCTGGCTCTGGATAACTTCCAGGTCAAGCACTGTAGACTTCCTAACATTGGGTAAACAAACTTtctctgggggtttttttctacctCCACTGTGATTTCCTGCTCTACATTCTGTAATTCAggtttatgataaaaaaaacgaatgtaaaaaatgcacaaagagAGATAATAAATTGTTATgctttcatcatcatcaggtGCTTACAGGATGCTGAGGTTTTACTAAACCTGACTGAGGAAGTGAATACAACACTTTTGAACAAAGTGAgcttttagttctttttttagaTTCTCAATAATGCATTCTGATTCATTATCAGCTatctttcttcttgtttcaaCCTCCTTCATCGTAGGTTCCTGTAAATGCTGAGGTGGTGCGCTGTCTGTCTCGGACGGCCAGGGGAACCCTTCCTCCGTTAGCTGCTGCTGTGGGAGGAATAGCGAGTCAGGAAGTTCTCAAGGCCATTACAGGGAAATTTGCTCCACTGCAGCAATGGGTAGGAGATTATTTCAGAGGCCAAAAGGATCTTACTGACAACTCGCCCTGAAGGTATACTCAAATTCTTTGTTAATTTGACCCGTTCCTCTCCAATTGTTCAGTTTTACCTCGATACCATCGAGCTGGTCAGACCTCTTCAGTCTCTTGCTGTTGAGGAGTTTTTCCCTCGAGGTGACCGCTATGATGGATTACGAGCCTGCATTGGTGAATCATTGTGTCTTGAACTACACAAGCTCAGGGTTTTTATGGTAGGCTCTGGATTTATCAATATTATTGCATTAATTGCAGGATGTTTGTGCCAAATAATCCTTAATTGTTTCTCTTTCTAAGGTCGGCTGTGGTGCCATAGGCTGTGAAATGCTGAAAAACTTTGCCCTCCTTGGCGTCGGATTGGCAAAAAGCTCTGGAGAGGTGGGCGTCTTCACATCACCCCTCTTCTTTCTGAACGCATTGCCTTCATCTGCTTATGTAATACAGCTTtggtgaatatatattttttgtgtcgCATCCAAGGTTTGCGTCACAGACCCAGACCTCATAGAAAAGTCTAACCTGAACAGGCAGTTCCTCTTCAGACCCCATCACATACAGGTTAACGGATGTCACCTTTATAGTTTCTACATGAACTAATATCAGAagctaaattaatttaactCCTTGCCCCGCCTTTGCTGTCTCAGAAGCCAAAAAGTACCACAGCAGCAGGCGCCACTCTTGACATCAACCCAGAGCTGCAGGTGGATGCTCACCTAAACAAGGTGTGTCCAGCTTCTGAAAACATCTACAGCGACTCCTTCTACTCCTCCATGAACATAGTGGTTACTGCGCTGGACAACGTGGAGGCGAGGAGATACGTGGACAGGTTGGTTTGAACTACAATCCATTTTTAAAGGAAAGGAAATGGTTTGTACATAGCAGCTAATATCCACTATACTTTTGTCCGTTTATTTCTTGCGTATTACTAAACACACACCGCTGAGacattttgaagatattttcaaggttttagctaattttgatgtatatttaagagctacaaataaaatacacatgactttttctttctgctgcctTAAAAGGATCCATGATTAGCTGTgacaacagcttttttttttttgtgggctctagtgtccctttttcaaagtaggctgacaggaaaggggggaagacatgcggtaaacgtcgtcgggtccgggagtcgatgttgcctctgaatgtgggtcgcgctaaccccaccgccaccacggcacgccccgaaattgttcaattttaaatgtaatatttttttcatgttgcatTTCCAGCCGCTGCGTGTCCAATCAGAGACCTTTCTTGGACTCAGGCACCATGGGAACTAAAGGACACACTGAGATCATTGTTCCAAGCTTAACAGAGTCATACAACAGCCATGTGAGTATTATTTCCtggtcatgtttgttttgtgttttatgttctgaaccatctgtttttcctctcagaGGGACCCCCCTGAGGAGGAGATCCCGTTCTGCACCCTCAAGTCTTTCCCTTCGGTTATAGAGCATACCATCCAGTGGGCCAGAGACAAGGTCTCACCTCAATGAATCTGATCATTATTTTGCTACTGAGACTATTGTCTAATgctttttgttg
Proteins encoded in this region:
- the uba6 gene encoding ubiquitin-like modifier-activating enzyme 6, which translates into the protein MAADLMEIDDSLYSRQRYVLGDSAMHQMAQSSVFLSGMGALGVEIAKNIVLAGVKSVTLHDTKNCETWDLGCNFFIHNEDVLSHRSRVEAVCPRVADLNPYVQVDMSSLPVDDNTDLSFLRKYQCVILTEASLNLQKRINTFCHSQQPPIRFIGCDAYGICARIFCDFGETFEVSDPTGEEPKEIFIQSITQNNPGIVTCMDNHPHGLQTGHSVIFREVHGMVALNGTVRQVTVLSPHSFEIGDTSQLQPYAHGGFFVMVKTPKTYSFEALERQLCDPQVLIPDFSKPEAPLQIHAAMLALDNFQVKHCRLPNIGCLQDAEVLLNLTEEVNTTLLNKVPVNAEVVRCLSRTARGTLPPLAAAVGGIASQEVLKAITGKFAPLQQWFYLDTIELVRPLQSLAVEEFFPRGDRYDGLRACIGESLCLELHKLRVFMVGCGAIGCEMLKNFALLGVGLAKSSGEVCVTDPDLIEKSNLNRQFLFRPHHIQKPKSTTAAGATLDINPELQVDAHLNKVCPASENIYSDSFYSSMNIVVTALDNVEARRYVDSRCVSNQRPFLDSGTMGTKGHTEIIVPSLTESYNSHRDPPEEEIPFCTLKSFPSVIEHTIQWARDKFESSFFHKPSIYDSFWQTHPSPDVVLQRMQEGESLEGSFQVIKLLSRRPGQWKQCIHIARLKFEKYFKRKALQLLHSFPLETRLKDGSLFWQSPKRPPTPIDFDLKDPLHFTFIVSTARLYAEVYNIAYSENDLSEDTVTRILSDVKIPEYRPSEKCIETDETARKPDSTKMPLSSEEEREAIMQLEQAIVTNKVTPEGLQMRPLQFEKDDDNNGHIDFVTSASSIRARMYSIEPADRLKTKRIAGKIIPAIATATAAVAGLVALELIKVVGGYGFESFKNCFFNLAIPVVVLTEPAPVKRTPIRNNIFFSIWDCWTIFGHEDFTLSDFMNAVREKYGIEPSMVVHGVKMLYVPVMPGHSKRLKLTMQKLIKPSAARRYVDLTVSFAPESDGDEDLPGPPVRYHFSPESKAP